One Paraburkholderia sp. HP33-1 genomic region harbors:
- the malQ gene encoding 4-alpha-glucanotransferase, with translation MTTRHPNDRLDALATRAGFEVQWQDAHHNTQHVPENTLATLLERMGLPCGNATQIRHSATALEAELSGRRLVPLMTAVIGRGIALPAAAVKSGSHYRIELESGAIIDGRFTAPKGEEALLAPIDEAGYHTLVINDHRMTLAVAPPRCYTVADAWRALHDGEGEDDREASSRVPPLWGIAAQLYGLRRTGDGGIGDYTALAQLARHSAQRGAHALAVSPTHAMFSAQPERFSPYAPSSRLWLNVTHIDPAAVFGAEAFASAAAQAGAAWSKYEDLPLIDWPNATPLKLAVLRNLYEQFNTNERPQHSPRALEFHGFCERVGRALEDHARFEALQAAQLAQGGDGHWRNWPDALRDPRSPEVEAFAAAHRTEVDFHLFLQWLASRGLLHAQHTAREAGMAIGLIADLAVGCDSAGSHAWSYPDDMLQGVSVGAPPDLFNQAGQSWGLTTFSPRAMRTQGFAAFIDMLRAAFAHAGGIRIDHILGLRRLWLVPEGESARDGAYLRYPLEDLLRLIALESWRHRAIVIGEDLGTVPPGFRERLDEHGIEGIRVLWFEGAPDGHGFKAPANWDRYAVGTTTTHDLPTVAGWWLGSDIRWRNRIGQTMARADGRDPEQAALEERARERADLWRAFQQAGVAAAHVAPPADDDAPVDEALAFVAATPGLLVTFPLEDLLALAEQPNLPGSIDEHPNWRRRMTLPVDALFDDPTFTDRLLAVDRARRAAAAAAPSSDTSAEPDTP, from the coding sequence GTGACGACCCGACACCCCAACGACAGGCTCGACGCGCTCGCCACCCGCGCAGGCTTCGAGGTTCAGTGGCAGGACGCGCACCACAACACGCAGCACGTGCCCGAGAACACGCTCGCCACGCTGCTCGAACGCATGGGTCTACCGTGCGGCAACGCCACGCAGATCCGCCACAGCGCCACTGCTTTGGAGGCCGAACTATCGGGCCGCAGGCTAGTGCCGCTGATGACCGCGGTGATTGGGCGTGGCATCGCGCTGCCCGCGGCCGCGGTCAAGTCGGGCAGCCATTACCGGATCGAGCTTGAGAGCGGCGCGATCATCGACGGCCGCTTCACCGCGCCCAAGGGCGAGGAAGCGTTGCTCGCGCCGATCGACGAAGCGGGCTATCACACGCTCGTGATCAACGACCACCGCATGACGCTCGCGGTCGCACCGCCGCGGTGCTACACCGTCGCCGACGCGTGGCGCGCGCTGCACGACGGCGAAGGCGAAGACGATCGTGAAGCCTCGTCGCGCGTGCCGCCGCTGTGGGGCATTGCCGCGCAGCTGTATGGCTTGCGCCGCACCGGCGACGGCGGCATCGGCGACTACACGGCGCTCGCGCAGCTTGCCCGGCACAGCGCGCAGCGCGGCGCGCACGCGCTCGCCGTCAGTCCGACGCACGCGATGTTCAGCGCGCAGCCGGAGCGCTTTAGCCCCTACGCGCCGTCGTCGCGCTTGTGGCTCAACGTCACGCATATCGATCCGGCTGCGGTGTTCGGCGCGGAAGCGTTTGCGTCCGCAGCGGCGCAGGCCGGCGCCGCATGGTCGAAATACGAAGACCTGCCGCTGATCGATTGGCCCAACGCGACGCCGCTGAAGCTTGCGGTGTTGCGCAACTTGTACGAGCAGTTCAACACGAACGAGCGCCCACAACACTCGCCACGCGCGCTCGAATTCCACGGCTTTTGCGAACGCGTCGGGCGCGCGCTCGAAGATCACGCGCGCTTCGAAGCACTGCAGGCCGCGCAACTCGCGCAAGGCGGCGACGGTCATTGGCGCAACTGGCCCGACGCGTTGCGCGACCCTCGTAGCCCCGAAGTCGAGGCGTTCGCCGCCGCGCATCGTACTGAAGTGGACTTTCATCTATTTCTGCAATGGCTGGCCTCGCGCGGCTTGTTGCACGCGCAGCACACCGCGCGCGAAGCCGGCATGGCGATCGGCCTGATCGCCGATCTCGCGGTCGGTTGCGATAGCGCCGGCAGTCACGCATGGTCCTATCCCGACGACATGTTGCAGGGCGTGTCGGTCGGTGCGCCGCCCGACCTGTTCAACCAGGCCGGCCAATCGTGGGGACTCACCACGTTCTCGCCGCGCGCGATGCGCACGCAAGGCTTCGCCGCGTTCATCGACATGCTGCGCGCGGCGTTCGCGCATGCCGGCGGCATCCGCATCGATCACATTCTCGGCTTGCGTCGTCTGTGGCTCGTGCCCGAGGGTGAAAGCGCGCGCGACGGTGCGTATCTGCGCTATCCGCTCGAAGATCTGCTGCGGCTGATCGCGCTCGAATCGTGGCGGCATCGCGCGATCGTGATCGGCGAGGATCTCGGCACCGTGCCGCCCGGTTTTCGCGAGCGGCTCGACGAGCACGGCATCGAAGGGATTCGCGTGCTGTGGTTCGAAGGCGCACCCGACGGCCACGGCTTCAAGGCGCCAGCCAATTGGGATCGCTACGCGGTCGGCACGACGACCACGCACGATCTGCCGACCGTCGCTGGCTGGTGGCTCGGCAGCGACATCAGGTGGCGCAACCGCATCGGCCAGACGATGGCGCGCGCCGACGGCCGCGATCCCGAGCAAGCCGCGCTCGAAGAGCGCGCGCGCGAGCGCGCCGACTTGTGGCGCGCATTCCAGCAAGCGGGCGTGGCCGCAGCCCACGTCGCGCCGCCGGCCGACGACGACGCGCCGGTCGACGAAGCGCTCGCGTTCGTCGCCGCGACGCCTGGCCTGCTCGTCACGTTCCCGCTCGAAGACCTGCTCGCGCTCGCCGAGCAGCCGAACCTGCCGGGCTCGATCGACGAACATCCGAACTGGCGCCGCCGCATGACGCTGCCCGTCGACGCGCTGTTCGACGACCCCACGTTCACCGACCGCCTGCTGGCCGTCGACCGCGCGCGCCGCGCTGCCGCGGCGGCCGCGCCGTCATCCGACACTTCTGCGGAGCCTGACACGCCATGA
- the treY gene encoding malto-oligosyltrehalose synthase, protein MTVPRSTLRLQFHRGFTFDDAARSVEYFAALGISHVYASPITTAEPGSMHGYDTVDYTQVSAEYGGEAGLKRLVDTLRAHDMGLIVDMVANHMGVGSSSNAWWLDILEWGRHSAYARHFDVDWHSPDPALRGKVLLPALGAPYGEELAAGRIGLHFAADSGRFYIGYGPHVFPVCPVDYAAILQGADRADLSALANHYQGLTTQPADQPRAAEARDALREFVAREGNAAIEVVLKTYAPEDPVTRDRLHRLIERQHFRLAWWRTASDEVNWRRFFDISALAGVRVERPEVFEAVHALIFRLYGEGLVDGLRIDHVDGLAEPREYCQRVRQRLSELRDTPPYVVVEKILGRGESLRDDWPVDGTTGYDFMNDVGALLHDPAGAEPLAHTWAELTGRSERFADEALATRRKILAENLSAELDRAARALHRIARDSLNTRDFTYTTLRRVLVELVVHFPVYRMYPQNGLRCAVDNVYFEQALAGARASLSRSDHVALERVNAWLGGSAEDTPPARPGPQSQQQGQSGGPPPHAGSSRRSAQTLFSQLTAPLAAKAIEDTACYRYGRLLSRNEVGSDPSEFALSVEQFHAGNLERAQRFPHAMLATATHDHKRGEDVRARLAVLSEIADEWATTLRAWSTLNAPQRRALDGTAISSVSRDRSDAWAPGPAAEAMLYQTLVGCWPPELRADDEAGVKELARRVAQWQLKALREAKLQTSWLAPDEAYEGGCREFLFDILAPQRRDGFLKDLSAFVARIGRAGALNSLQQTVLRLASPGIPDLYQGTELWDFSLVDPDNRRPVDFAKREAWLPQAQTPPSEFLADWRDGRVKLAVIQRLLALRAQLPELLSQGTYLPLAVRGAHASSVIAFARRHGNAWAVVIASRLAAGLLGDHADLPFVEPAQWADTAVELPSDLSARALFDWLSPAAPKVDHQGLLLLRDALAAMPVAVLVEDGVPRSQGG, encoded by the coding sequence ATGACCGTCCCACGCTCCACGCTGCGCCTCCAGTTCCATCGAGGCTTCACGTTCGACGACGCCGCGCGGTCCGTCGAATATTTCGCCGCGCTCGGCATCAGCCATGTGTACGCGTCGCCGATTACGACGGCCGAGCCCGGCTCGATGCACGGCTACGACACCGTCGACTACACCCAGGTCAGCGCAGAATACGGCGGCGAGGCGGGTCTGAAGCGCCTCGTCGACACGCTGCGCGCGCACGACATGGGTCTCATCGTCGACATGGTGGCGAATCACATGGGCGTCGGCAGTTCGAGCAACGCGTGGTGGCTCGACATTCTCGAATGGGGCCGGCACAGCGCGTATGCGCGTCATTTCGACGTCGACTGGCATTCGCCCGATCCCGCGCTGCGCGGCAAGGTGCTGCTGCCGGCGCTCGGCGCGCCTTACGGCGAAGAACTGGCGGCAGGCCGCATCGGGCTGCATTTCGCGGCCGATAGCGGGCGCTTCTATATCGGCTACGGTCCGCACGTATTTCCGGTCTGCCCGGTCGATTACGCGGCGATCCTGCAAGGCGCCGACCGCGCCGATCTGAGCGCGCTCGCCAATCACTATCAGGGACTCACGACGCAGCCCGCCGATCAGCCGCGCGCCGCCGAGGCGCGCGACGCACTGCGCGAGTTCGTCGCGCGCGAAGGCAATGCGGCGATCGAGGTCGTGCTGAAGACTTACGCGCCCGAAGATCCGGTCACACGCGACCGGCTGCACCGGCTGATCGAGCGGCAGCATTTCCGGCTCGCGTGGTGGCGCACTGCCTCCGACGAAGTGAACTGGCGACGCTTCTTCGACATCTCGGCGCTCGCCGGCGTGCGCGTCGAGCGGCCCGAGGTGTTCGAAGCGGTGCATGCGCTGATCTTTCGCCTCTATGGCGAAGGGCTCGTCGACGGCTTGCGGATCGATCACGTCGACGGGCTCGCCGAACCGCGCGAATACTGCCAACGCGTGCGCCAACGGCTCAGCGAGTTGCGCGACACCCCGCCATACGTGGTGGTCGAAAAGATTCTCGGCCGCGGCGAGTCGTTGCGCGACGACTGGCCCGTCGACGGCACGACCGGCTACGACTTCATGAACGATGTCGGCGCGCTGCTGCACGATCCGGCCGGCGCCGAACCGCTCGCCCACACGTGGGCCGAACTGACCGGCCGCAGCGAGCGTTTCGCCGACGAAGCGCTGGCTACGCGCCGCAAGATTCTCGCGGAAAACCTCTCCGCGGAGCTCGATCGCGCGGCGCGCGCGCTGCATCGGATCGCACGCGATTCGCTGAACACGCGCGACTTCACGTACACGACACTGCGCCGCGTGCTGGTCGAACTGGTCGTGCATTTCCCCGTGTACCGCATGTATCCGCAGAACGGCCTGCGCTGCGCCGTCGACAACGTCTATTTCGAGCAGGCGCTCGCCGGCGCGCGCGCTTCGTTGTCGCGCTCAGATCATGTGGCGCTCGAGCGCGTGAACGCGTGGCTTGGCGGCAGCGCCGAAGACACGCCGCCCGCGCGTCCCGGCCCGCAGTCGCAGCAGCAGGGGCAAAGCGGCGGGCCGCCCCCGCATGCGGGTTCGTCGCGGCGCAGCGCGCAAACGCTGTTTTCGCAATTGACCGCGCCGCTCGCCGCAAAGGCGATCGAGGACACCGCGTGCTATCGCTACGGCCGTCTGCTGTCGCGCAACGAAGTCGGCTCGGACCCGAGCGAGTTTGCGCTGTCGGTCGAGCAGTTTCACGCGGGGAATCTGGAGCGTGCGCAACGTTTTCCGCATGCCATGCTCGCGACCGCCACCCACGATCACAAGCGCGGCGAAGACGTGCGCGCGCGGCTCGCGGTGCTCAGCGAGATCGCCGACGAGTGGGCCACGACGTTGCGTGCATGGTCGACGTTGAATGCGCCGCAGCGTCGCGCGCTCGACGGCACGGCGATCAGCAGCGTGAGCCGGGACAGGAGCGACGCGTGGGCACCCGGCCCCGCCGCCGAGGCGATGCTGTATCAGACGCTGGTGGGCTGCTGGCCCCCGGAGCTGCGCGCCGACGATGAAGCCGGCGTCAAGGAATTGGCCAGGCGCGTCGCGCAATGGCAGTTGAAGGCGCTGCGCGAAGCCAAGCTGCAAACCAGCTGGCTCGCGCCCGACGAAGCCTACGAAGGCGGCTGCCGCGAGTTCCTGTTCGACATCCTCGCGCCGCAGCGGCGCGACGGCTTCCTGAAGGATCTATCGGCGTTCGTCGCGCGCATTGGTCGCGCGGGCGCGCTCAACAGTCTGCAGCAGACGGTGCTGCGTCTCGCCTCGCCAGGGATTCCTGATCTTTATCAGGGCACCGAGCTGTGGGACTTCAGCCTCGTCGATCCGGACAATCGACGGCCCGTCGATTTCGCGAAACGCGAGGCGTGGCTGCCGCAAGCGCAAACGCCGCCGTCGGAATTTCTCGCGGACTGGCGCGACGGACGCGTGAAGCTCGCGGTGATCCAGCGTTTGCTGGCATTGCGCGCGCAGCTGCCTGAGCTGCTGAGTCAGGGCACGTATCTGCCGCTCGCCGTGCGCGGCGCGCATGCGTCGAGTGTGATCGCGTTTGCGCGGCGGCATGGCAATGCGTGGGCGGTGGTGATTGCCAGCCGGCTGGCGGCAGGGCTGCTTGGCGATCATGCCGATCTGCCGTTCGTCGAGCCGGCGCAATGGGCGGATACGGCCGTCGAGCTGCCGTCCGATCTGTCGGCGCGCGCGCTGTTTGACTGGTTGAGCCCCGCCGCGCCGAAGGTCGACCACCAGGGGCTGCTGTTGCTGCGCGACGCGCTCGCCGCGATGCCGGTCGCAGTGCTGGTGGAGGACGGGGTGCCTCGAAGCCAAGGTGGCTAA
- a CDS encoding hemolysin family protein — translation MIQVVALIGALFLVALNGFFVAAEFGLVKLRQTRVQSLATQHGMRGRLLAKVHGQLDAYLSACQLGITLASLGLGWIGEPAFAQLLMPLFTVIGVESERLIHGISLFFAFSCISFLHIVVGELAPKSLAIREAEKISLWAAVPLYAFYWAMYPAIWVLNTSANAVLKAAGLDSEHGHDSHYSTDELKLILRGRHANVASELSSPAGAYSQDEWNTIAHSLDFSRMTVSDLMRPSHEMVGLRRDLPLRENMQVVARHRFSRYPLFEDASGERVAGMIHLKDLLLARQAGSTLDDLSRYVRPVQYVKPDMPALELFRRFRKGAPHFALVGHKNAKPIGFLTLDNLLGALVGQIHDEFRQGDADWTRMDDGTLMGKGSLPVVSLERALGIDIEEGKAESVGGLVIQALNDLPSEGQRIEFEDFDVVVKKMKGPRIVLVRVYPKVFDDEGG, via the coding sequence TTGATCCAGGTTGTCGCCCTTATCGGTGCATTGTTTCTGGTTGCCCTCAACGGCTTTTTCGTTGCCGCCGAATTCGGTCTGGTCAAATTGCGGCAGACCCGCGTGCAAAGCCTCGCCACCCAGCATGGCATGCGCGGACGTCTGCTGGCTAAGGTGCACGGACAGCTCGACGCCTATCTGTCGGCGTGTCAGCTTGGCATCACGCTCGCGTCGCTCGGGCTCGGCTGGATCGGCGAACCCGCGTTTGCGCAGTTGTTGATGCCGCTTTTCACGGTGATTGGCGTCGAGTCGGAGCGGCTGATCCACGGCATTTCGCTGTTCTTCGCGTTCTCTTGCATTTCGTTCCTGCATATCGTGGTCGGCGAACTCGCGCCGAAGTCGCTCGCGATCCGCGAGGCGGAGAAGATTTCGCTGTGGGCCGCGGTACCGCTGTACGCTTTCTACTGGGCGATGTACCCGGCCATCTGGGTGCTCAATACCAGCGCGAACGCGGTGCTGAAGGCCGCGGGGCTCGATAGTGAGCACGGTCACGACTCGCATTACTCCACCGATGAACTGAAGCTGATCCTGCGCGGCCGCCACGCGAACGTCGCGAGCGAACTGAGTTCGCCGGCGGGCGCGTACAGCCAGGACGAATGGAACACGATCGCGCATTCGCTCGATTTCTCGCGCATGACCGTATCGGACCTGATGCGGCCGTCGCATGAAATGGTCGGCCTGCGGCGCGACCTGCCGTTGCGCGAGAACATGCAGGTGGTCGCGCGGCATCGCTTCAGCCGCTATCCGCTGTTCGAGGATGCATCGGGCGAGCGCGTGGCCGGCATGATCCATCTGAAGGATCTGCTGCTCGCGCGTCAGGCGGGCAGCACGCTCGACGACCTGTCGCGCTACGTGCGGCCCGTCCAGTACGTGAAGCCGGACATGCCGGCGCTGGAGCTATTCCGGCGCTTTCGCAAGGGCGCGCCGCACTTCGCGCTGGTCGGCCACAAGAACGCGAAGCCGATCGGCTTCCTGACGCTCGACAATCTGCTCGGCGCGCTGGTCGGGCAGATCCACGACGAATTCCGTCAGGGCGACGCCGACTGGACGCGCATGGACGACGGCACGCTGATGGGCAAGGGCAGCTTGCCGGTGGTGTCGCTCGAACGAGCGCTGGGCATCGACATCGAAGAGGGCAAAGCCGAATCGGTCGGCGGCCTCGTGATCCAGGCGCTGAACGATCTGCCGAGCGAAGGGCAGCGCATCGAGTTCGAAGACTTCGACGTCGTGGTCAAGAAGATGAAGGGGCCGCGCATCGTGCTCGTGCGCGTGTACCCGAAGGTGTTCGACGACGAGGGCGGCTAA
- a CDS encoding sensor histidine kinase has translation MTPSPTGTAGSQPASADFVISERSALLRAETALFMRDHVLSLVSHDLRGPLNAIHSWAYVLERKLDANDPNSQRAITGIRSGVDQQVKLLETIVDATRAETKTFALRYEPFPLHPLLDETVEEVRTGLARARGVEVRLDSQLATEQLNGDRERLAAALWLMLTFAAEASARGTGVALASRADNGTWHASVTYEPNDAALNDAALPHVLEAFARKQAGEPREAKRIAWVFALCKRVAEAHGGSFEQSDATQAGSVTSTPATLVLRVPFSAAALK, from the coding sequence GTGACACCGTCACCCACAGGGACTGCTGGCTCCCAGCCGGCGTCCGCCGACTTTGTCATCTCCGAGCGCAGCGCGCTTCTGCGCGCGGAAACCGCGTTGTTCATGCGCGACCATGTGCTGTCGCTGGTGTCGCACGACCTGCGCGGTCCGTTGAATGCGATTCACAGCTGGGCGTATGTGCTCGAGCGCAAGCTCGACGCGAACGACCCCAACTCGCAGCGCGCGATCACCGGCATTCGCAGTGGTGTCGATCAGCAGGTGAAGCTGCTCGAAACGATCGTCGATGCGACCCGTGCCGAAACGAAAACGTTTGCGCTCAGGTACGAACCTTTTCCGTTGCATCCGCTGCTCGACGAAACCGTCGAGGAAGTCCGCACCGGCCTCGCCCGCGCACGCGGAGTCGAAGTGCGGCTCGATTCGCAACTCGCCACCGAGCAACTGAACGGCGATCGAGAGCGCCTGGCCGCCGCGCTGTGGCTGATGCTGACGTTCGCCGCCGAGGCGAGCGCGCGGGGCACCGGGGTCGCGCTGGCCTCGCGCGCGGACAATGGAACATGGCACGCGAGCGTCACGTACGAGCCGAACGATGCGGCGTTGAACGACGCCGCGCTGCCGCACGTGCTCGAAGCGTTCGCGCGCAAGCAGGCCGGCGAGCCGCGCGAGGCGAAGCGCATCGCGTGGGTGTTCGCGCTGTGCAAGCGCGTCGCGGAGGCGCACGGCGGCAGCTTCGAGCAAAGCGATGCGACGCAGGCGGGCAGCGTCACGTCGACCCCCGCCACGCTCGTGCTGCGCGTGCCGTTCAGCGCGGCGGCGCTGAAATGA
- a CDS encoding FKBP-type peptidyl-prolyl cis-trans isomerase: MSTVTTESGLKYEDLVEGTGAEAVAGKTVTVHYTGWLTDGQKFDSSKDRNDPFAFVLGGGMVIKGWDEGVQGMKVGGKRKLTIPPQLGYGVRGAGGVIPPNATLVFDVELLAV; the protein is encoded by the coding sequence ATGTCGACTGTGACGACCGAATCCGGCCTGAAATACGAAGACCTCGTGGAAGGCACCGGCGCCGAAGCCGTGGCGGGCAAGACCGTGACCGTGCACTACACGGGCTGGCTGACCGACGGCCAGAAGTTCGATTCGAGCAAGGACCGCAATGACCCGTTCGCGTTTGTGCTGGGTGGCGGCATGGTCATCAAGGGCTGGGACGAAGGCGTGCAAGGCATGAAGGTCGGCGGCAAGCGCAAGCTGACCATTCCGCCGCAACTCGGCTACGGCGTGCGCGGCGCGGGCGGCGTGATTCCGCCGAACGCGACGCTCGTGTTCGACGTCGAACTGCTGGCCGTCTGA
- a CDS encoding AraC family transcriptional regulator has product MSHAAVTAPNVSLRCYGAIEASDVHDFHQVVLGLDGAMVMAVDGVAQQIDAGSAWLIPAGARHDYAGVGANRQLVLDLPAASLAVPERLFDRARAVTVDASLAQLVHRIAAHAAHGVDEAQADAFDHRRFHWDAAARLGAALVADAGTLAGAQANSVGLDFARIDRWLRAHLSEPLRIADLAAHCGFGIRRFHQLFIDAFGETPHRYLQRLRLDTSITLLADPRLSLTDIALEIGFGDQSAYTHAFTRRFGLAPGQWRSLRH; this is encoded by the coding sequence ATGAGCCACGCCGCCGTCACCGCCCCTAACGTTTCGCTGCGCTGCTATGGCGCGATCGAAGCGTCGGACGTGCACGACTTTCACCAGGTCGTGCTCGGGCTCGACGGCGCGATGGTGATGGCGGTAGACGGCGTCGCGCAACAGATCGACGCCGGCTCCGCATGGCTGATCCCGGCCGGCGCGCGACACGATTACGCGGGCGTCGGCGCGAACCGGCAGCTCGTGCTCGATTTGCCAGCGGCGTCGCTGGCGGTCCCCGAGCGGCTGTTCGACCGCGCGCGGGCCGTCACGGTCGATGCGTCGCTCGCGCAGCTCGTGCACAGGATCGCCGCGCATGCGGCGCATGGAGTGGACGAAGCGCAAGCTGATGCCTTCGATCACCGCCGCTTCCATTGGGATGCAGCGGCGCGTCTTGGCGCCGCGCTTGTCGCCGACGCCGGCACGCTCGCCGGCGCGCAGGCGAACAGCGTGGGGCTCGATTTCGCGCGCATCGACCGCTGGCTGCGTGCGCATCTGTCAGAGCCGCTGCGGATCGCGGACCTCGCCGCGCACTGCGGCTTCGGCATACGGCGTTTCCATCAACTGTTTATCGACGCGTTCGGCGAGACACCGCATCGCTATTTGCAGCGACTGCGGCTCGACACGTCGATCACGCTCCTAGCAGACCCGCGTCTTTCACTGACCGATATCGCGCTCGAGATCGGCTTCGGCGATCAGAGCGCTTACACGCACGCATTTACGCGACGTTTTGGACTTGCGCCCGGGCAGTGGCGCTCGTTGCGGCATTGA
- the purF gene encoding amidophosphoribosyltransferase has protein sequence MCGIVGVVSHSPVNQLIYDSLLLLQHRGQDAAGIATANGSNFHMHKANGMVRDVFRTRNMRSLPGTTGIGQVRYPTAGSASSEEEAQPFYVNAPFGIILAHNGNLTNWQQLKDEMFRIDRRHVNTNSDTEVLLNVLAHELQLSSSGLQLDPAALFKAVSGVHRRVRGSYAIVALIAGYGMLAVRDPFGIRPLCLGKQETADGVEWMVASESVAIEGIGFEFVRDVRPGEAIFIDAEGQLHSQQCATTPSLNPCIFELVYLARPDSVLDGVPVYNVRLRMGDYLAEKIKRELPDVAIDVVMPIPDSSRPAAMQVAKKLGVEYREGFFKNRYVGRTFIMPGQAVRKKSVRQKLNAMTIEFKGKNVLIVDDSIVRGTTSHEIVQMARDAGANKVIFASAAPPVKFPNVYGIDMPTRGELVAHGRTDEEVARMIGADHLVYQDVDALKQAVRDINPALKEFEASCFDGNYVTGDITTEYLDRIESARLAPSSQSDRDAASDAIDGGGPARSQLHLQLSVG, from the coding sequence ATGTGCGGCATCGTAGGCGTAGTTTCCCACTCTCCGGTCAACCAGCTGATCTATGACAGCCTGCTGCTGCTGCAGCACCGCGGTCAGGACGCCGCCGGCATCGCAACCGCGAACGGCAGCAATTTCCACATGCACAAGGCCAACGGCATGGTGCGCGACGTGTTCCGCACGCGCAACATGCGCAGCCTGCCGGGCACGACAGGCATCGGCCAGGTCCGTTACCCGACCGCCGGTTCGGCATCGAGCGAGGAAGAAGCGCAGCCGTTCTACGTGAACGCGCCGTTCGGCATCATCCTCGCGCACAACGGCAACCTGACCAACTGGCAGCAGCTGAAAGATGAGATGTTCCGCATCGATCGCCGCCACGTGAACACCAATTCCGATACCGAAGTGCTGCTCAACGTGCTCGCGCACGAACTGCAACTGTCGAGTTCGGGTCTGCAGCTCGATCCGGCCGCGCTGTTCAAGGCGGTGTCGGGCGTGCATCGGCGGGTGCGCGGCTCGTACGCAATCGTCGCGCTGATTGCCGGCTACGGCATGCTCGCGGTGCGCGACCCGTTCGGCATCCGTCCGCTGTGCCTCGGCAAGCAGGAAACGGCTGACGGCGTCGAGTGGATGGTGGCGTCGGAGTCGGTGGCGATCGAAGGTATCGGTTTCGAATTCGTGCGCGACGTGCGGCCGGGCGAGGCGATTTTCATCGACGCCGAAGGCCAGTTGCATTCGCAGCAGTGCGCGACGACCCCGAGCCTGAACCCCTGCATCTTCGAACTCGTGTATCTGGCGCGTCCGGATTCGGTGCTGGACGGCGTGCCGGTCTACAACGTGCGTCTGCGCATGGGCGACTACCTCGCCGAGAAGATCAAGCGCGAACTGCCCGACGTCGCGATCGACGTGGTGATGCCGATTCCCGATTCGTCGCGCCCCGCCGCGATGCAGGTCGCGAAGAAGCTCGGCGTCGAGTATCGCGAGGGCTTCTTCAAGAACCGCTACGTGGGCCGTACCTTCATCATGCCCGGTCAGGCGGTACGCAAGAAGTCGGTGCGCCAGAAGCTGAACGCGATGACCATCGAGTTCAAGGGCAAGAACGTGCTGATCGTCGACGACTCGATCGTGCGCGGCACGACGTCGCATGAAATCGTGCAGATGGCGCGCGATGCGGGCGCGAACAAGGTGATTTTCGCGTCGGCAGCGCCGCCGGTGAAATTCCCGAACGTCTACGGCATCGATATGCCGACGCGCGGCGAACTGGTCGCGCACGGCCGCACGGACGAGGAAGTCGCGCGCATGATCGGCGCGGATCACCTCGTGTATCAGGACGTCGATGCGCTGAAGCAGGCGGTGCGCGACATCAATCCGGCGTTGAAGGAGTTTGAAGCTTCCTGCTTCGACGGCAACTATGTGACCGGCGACATCACGACCGAATATCTCGACCGCATCGAAAGCGCGCGGCTCGCGCCGTCGTCGCAATCGGACCGTGACGCTGCAAGCGACGCGATCGACGGTGGCGGTCCGGCGCGTTCGCAGCTCCATCTGCAACTGTCGGTCGGCTGA
- a CDS encoding CvpA family protein, producing MFTAFDYAVMAVIGLSALRGAWRGLLSELFGLIGWVAAFFLACEFVGYVVPYIPSNWPGGALTQWLLAFSLVVIGVVLVASVVSAMLSRLVQVTGLGGADRSLGLMFGLVRGVVLVLILVALAGLTELPKEEFWRNALLRPYAVEGVRAMKPLLPEALAAYVHVDDPGAPNNAQQDSGAHRLP from the coding sequence ATGTTCACCGCCTTCGACTACGCTGTAATGGCGGTGATCGGCTTGTCAGCGCTGCGAGGCGCTTGGCGCGGTTTGCTGTCGGAGCTGTTTGGTTTGATCGGCTGGGTCGCGGCGTTTTTCCTGGCGTGCGAGTTCGTGGGCTATGTGGTCCCGTATATCCCGTCCAATTGGCCGGGCGGCGCGTTGACCCAGTGGCTGCTGGCTTTCTCGCTCGTGGTGATCGGCGTTGTGCTGGTCGCGAGCGTGGTGAGCGCGATGCTCAGCCGCCTCGTGCAGGTCACGGGCCTGGGCGGTGCGGACCGCTCGCTCGGTTTGATGTTCGGCCTCGTGCGCGGGGTCGTTCTGGTGCTGATTCTGGTCGCTCTCGCAGGCTTGACCGAACTGCCCAAAGAGGAATTCTGGCGCAACGCGTTGCTTCGTCCGTATGCGGTCGAGGGTGTACGCGCAATGAAACCGCTGCTCCCCGAGGCGCTCGCCGCATACGTCCATGTGGACGATCCGGGCGCCCCGAACAATGCGCAACAGGACTCCGGCGCACACCGGTTGCCTTGA